The Winogradskyella schleiferi genome has a window encoding:
- a CDS encoding GmrSD restriction endonuclease domain-containing protein — protein sequence MSKYSVHQQPVETLLSWIKSGEIAIPEIQRPFVWKSKKVRDLIDSLYQGYPVGYIITWRNPDVKLKNGELSAGKKVLIDGQQRITALTAAVVGQRVLNKNYKEINIRIAFNPITETFEVLNKAFEKSPEWINNINPIINDEISITKAIREYLKLNPEADEDLIEDRIESLKRIKTKQVGIIELDHSLDIDTVTDIFIRINQKGVVLSNADFVMSKIASDEAHEGNKMRKLVDYFCRLIVDKDFNKHILDNDKEFSQHKYYSAIKWMASGHDDLYVPEYIDVLRVAFTYKFSRGKFSDLVALLSGRNFETRTYENDIAERSYQMLSEGLMDFANQTSYQRFIMLIKSAGLINQKLISSKNSLNFSYALYLKLRNQGMPESEIQHYVKRWLVMSLLIGRYSGSAESMIDEDIKQINEKGIEVYLKQMEQNYLGEGFWDFALVSQLESSSINNNAYNVYLAAQCYGNAPAFLSKSMKISSLIEQRGDVHHIFPKKYLAQNSYAPKQYNQVANFVYTEQATNIKIGMLTPKDYLSKVMEQIQSGVFDISTLDSRKGLEENLLLNDIPNKLYTAIHLDYKDFLIKRRKLMAAKIKKYYEQL from the coding sequence ATGTCAAAATACTCAGTACACCAACAACCCGTAGAAACCTTATTAAGCTGGATAAAGTCTGGCGAAATAGCAATACCAGAAATACAACGCCCTTTTGTTTGGAAAAGTAAAAAGGTAAGAGACTTAATAGACTCGTTATATCAAGGCTATCCTGTAGGCTATATCATTACATGGCGTAATCCAGACGTAAAACTAAAAAACGGAGAACTCTCTGCTGGCAAAAAAGTATTAATAGATGGGCAACAACGTATTACGGCCTTAACAGCTGCTGTAGTTGGGCAACGTGTACTAAATAAAAACTATAAGGAAATTAATATACGTATTGCCTTTAACCCAATTACTGAAACATTTGAGGTGCTAAATAAAGCATTTGAGAAAAGCCCAGAATGGATTAATAACATCAATCCCATAATAAACGATGAGATCTCTATAACAAAAGCTATAAGAGAATATCTAAAACTAAACCCAGAAGCTGATGAGGATTTAATTGAAGATCGCATAGAAAGTTTAAAACGTATAAAAACCAAGCAAGTGGGTATAATAGAATTAGACCACTCTTTAGACATAGATACGGTTACAGATATTTTTATTCGTATCAACCAAAAAGGGGTTGTATTGAGTAACGCAGATTTTGTAATGTCTAAAATAGCTTCTGATGAGGCGCATGAAGGTAACAAAATGCGAAAGCTGGTAGATTACTTTTGTCGTCTCATTGTAGATAAGGATTTTAATAAGCATATTCTAGATAACGATAAAGAGTTTTCGCAACATAAGTATTACAGTGCCATAAAATGGATGGCTTCTGGTCATGATGATTTATATGTGCCAGAATACATTGATGTGTTGCGTGTAGCATTTACATATAAATTTAGTCGCGGAAAGTTTAGCGATTTAGTAGCGTTACTCTCTGGACGTAATTTTGAGACCAGGACTTATGAAAACGATATTGCAGAACGCAGTTATCAAATGCTATCAGAAGGCTTAATGGATTTTGCTAACCAAACAAGTTATCAACGCTTTATTATGCTGATAAAGTCGGCAGGTTTAATCAATCAAAAACTAATCTCGTCAAAAAATAGTTTAAACTTTTCGTATGCCTTGTATTTAAAATTACGAAATCAAGGGATGCCAGAATCTGAAATTCAGCATTACGTTAAGCGTTGGTTAGTAATGTCATTATTAATTGGGCGTTATTCTGGTTCTGCAGAATCCATGATAGATGAAGATATTAAGCAAATTAATGAAAAAGGGATAGAAGTCTATTTAAAGCAAATGGAACAAAACTATTTAGGGGAAGGGTTTTGGGATTTTGCATTAGTAAGTCAGTTAGAATCCTCTAGTATTAATAATAATGCTTACAACGTCTATTTAGCAGCACAATGTTATGGTAACGCACCTGCGTTTTTATCAAAAAGTATGAAAATAAGTAGCCTTATTGAACAAAGAGGTGATGTACATCATATTTTTCCAAAAAAATATTTAGCTCAAAATAGCTATGCTCCAAAACAATACAATCAAGTAGCTAATTTTGTCTATACCGAACAAGCTACTAATATTAAAATCGGCATGTTAACACCAAAAGACTATTTGTCTAAAGTTATGGAACAAATACAGTCTGGTGTTTTTGATATTAGCACCTTAGATTCTAGAAAAGGATTAGAAGAAAATCTTTTGTTAAATGATATACCTAATAAATTATATACAGCTATTCATTTAGATTATAAAGATTTCTTAATAAAGAGACGTAAATTAATGGCTGCTAAAATTAAAAAGTACTACGAGCAATTGTAA
- a CDS encoding type I restriction endonuclease subunit R, whose translation MSKFTEAELEHVFIELLGNEGIPHVLGNNIVRQPNDVLIKTDIKNYLQNQYKSDNITDTEINSVIRKLEMFSSSDLYESNKQIMKLVSNGFQLEREDRSQKDLYIHLIDYSDTDSNSYKIVNQLEIYGYEKRIPDGILYINGLPLVVFEFKTAIRENTTIHDAYVQLTTRYRRDIPELFKYNAFCVISDGVNSKMGSFFANYEFYYAWRKVLGLDKEVDGINSMYTMIQGLFNKNRLRRVIHHFIYFPDSNKHELKIVCRYPQFYAATKLLENIKLHQKPEGDGKGGTYFGATGCGKSYTMLFLSRLLMRSPHFKSPTLIIITDRTDLDDQLSGQFTNAKAYIGDNNIISVESRKELKKLLKGRKSGGVFLTTIHKFTEDLELLTDRTNVICISDEAHRSQINLDQKIKVTEYGVEKTYGFAKYLHDSLPNATYVGFTGTPIDATLNVFGDIIDSYTMTESEKDEITVRIVYEGRAAKVVLENKKLYEIEEYYRMCEEEGANDYQIEESKKASANMNAIIGDPDRIKAVAEDFVKHYETRIIEGATIKGKALFVCSSRPIAFQLYKEIIALRPEWTLVKAFEEGSTLTGKEQKEIKPMERVKMIMTRGKDDPKDMYDLLGTKDDRKELDRQFKNEKSNFKIAIVVDMWLTGFDVPFLDTMYIDKPIQQHNLIQTISRVNRKYKSKSKGLVVDYIGFKKQMNLALKQYSAVDGQNFEDIETSIVVVKDQLDLLAKLFHKFDVSDYFFGEGIKRLDCLNLGAEFVQRTKNIETRFMNIVKRLKAAYDICCGANAFTEEQKDQIHFYLAIRSIVFKLTKGNAPDTAQMNAKVREMIKEALQSDGVEEIFKLGDDAQKEIDIFDEAYLAKIEKIKLPNTKIKLLQQLLQKAIDELKKTNKIQGIDFSKKFKSIVDKYNERSEQDILQSNVLEDFTDEIIDLYHELRKEKDSFQDMGIDFEEKAFYDILKAIAHKYDFDYPEDKLIHLAKEVKKVVDDKAKYTDWNQRDDIKAELKVDLIILLAENDYPPITKDEVFKEIFEQAENFKRFNG comes from the coding sequence ATGAGTAAATTCACAGAAGCAGAATTAGAGCATGTTTTTATAGAATTGTTGGGTAATGAAGGTATCCCTCATGTCTTAGGGAACAACATTGTGCGCCAACCTAATGATGTGCTCATTAAAACGGATATTAAAAACTATTTGCAAAACCAATATAAAAGCGACAATATAACAGATACCGAAATTAACAGTGTTATACGTAAATTAGAGATGTTTAGTTCTTCAGACCTTTATGAGTCCAATAAGCAAATTATGAAATTGGTTAGCAATGGTTTTCAGTTAGAGCGTGAAGACCGTTCTCAAAAAGACTTATACATTCACCTTATAGATTACTCAGATACAGATAGCAATAGCTATAAAATAGTCAATCAGTTAGAGATTTACGGCTATGAAAAACGCATTCCTGACGGTATATTATATATCAATGGCTTGCCCTTAGTAGTCTTTGAGTTTAAAACTGCTATACGAGAAAATACCACCATACACGATGCCTATGTACAATTAACTACACGTTACAGACGTGATATTCCAGAGTTATTTAAATACAATGCCTTTTGTGTGATTAGTGATGGTGTAAACAGTAAAATGGGTTCGTTTTTTGCTAACTATGAGTTTTATTATGCCTGGCGAAAAGTACTAGGTTTAGATAAGGAGGTAGATGGTATAAATAGTATGTACACTATGATTCAAGGTTTGTTTAATAAAAACAGATTAAGACGAGTAATACATCACTTTATATACTTTCCTGATAGCAACAAACATGAGTTGAAAATTGTGTGTCGTTATCCACAATTTTACGCGGCAACAAAGTTATTAGAAAATATAAAGTTGCATCAAAAACCAGAGGGAGACGGAAAAGGAGGTACATATTTCGGTGCTACTGGTTGTGGTAAAAGCTACACCATGTTGTTTTTGTCTAGACTGCTTATGCGAAGTCCACACTTTAAAAGTCCAACCTTAATAATTATTACAGACCGAACTGATTTGGACGATCAATTATCAGGACAGTTTACGAACGCTAAAGCCTACATTGGTGATAATAATATTATAAGTGTAGAAAGTAGAAAAGAATTAAAAAAGTTATTGAAAGGCAGAAAAAGTGGAGGAGTGTTCCTAACCACCATTCATAAGTTTACAGAAGATTTGGAATTGTTAACGGACAGAACTAATGTGATTTGTATTTCTGATGAAGCCCACAGAAGTCAAATAAACCTAGATCAAAAAATAAAAGTAACTGAATACGGCGTAGAAAAAACCTATGGCTTTGCCAAATATTTGCACGATTCCTTGCCTAATGCAACCTATGTTGGTTTTACAGGCACACCAATAGATGCCACTTTAAATGTGTTTGGAGATATTATAGACTCATATACCATGACCGAGTCTGAAAAAGATGAAATTACAGTTCGAATAGTTTATGAAGGACGCGCAGCAAAAGTAGTTCTAGAAAATAAGAAACTCTACGAGATAGAGGAGTATTATAGAATGTGCGAAGAAGAAGGTGCTAATGATTATCAAATAGAGGAAAGTAAGAAAGCCTCTGCTAATATGAATGCCATTATTGGAGATCCTGACCGCATAAAGGCAGTTGCTGAAGATTTTGTTAAGCACTACGAAACTAGGATCATTGAAGGTGCAACCATTAAAGGAAAAGCCTTGTTTGTATGTAGTTCTAGACCAATAGCTTTTCAACTATATAAAGAAATTATTGCCTTAAGACCAGAATGGACATTAGTAAAAGCTTTTGAAGAAGGTTCTACATTAACAGGCAAAGAGCAAAAAGAAATCAAACCGATGGAGCGCGTTAAAATGATAATGACGCGTGGTAAGGACGACCCAAAAGATATGTACGACTTATTGGGTACAAAAGACGATAGAAAGGAGTTAGACAGACAGTTTAAAAATGAAAAGTCCAACTTTAAAATTGCTATTGTGGTGGATATGTGGCTAACAGGTTTTGATGTGCCTTTTTTAGACACCATGTATATAGATAAACCTATACAGCAACACAATTTGATTCAAACCATTTCTAGAGTCAACCGTAAATATAAATCGAAATCAAAAGGTTTAGTGGTGGATTATATTGGATTTAAAAAGCAAATGAATTTAGCCTTAAAACAGTATTCAGCTGTCGATGGTCAAAATTTTGAGGATATAGAAACCTCTATAGTAGTTGTTAAAGACCAATTAGATTTATTGGCTAAGTTGTTTCATAAGTTTGATGTTTCAGACTATTTTTTTGGAGAAGGTATCAAGCGATTAGATTGTTTAAACTTAGGAGCAGAATTTGTACAGCGCACCAAAAACATTGAAACACGTTTTATGAATATCGTAAAACGTCTGAAAGCAGCTTATGATATTTGTTGTGGTGCCAATGCTTTTACAGAGGAGCAAAAAGACCAAATTCATTTTTATTTAGCCATTCGTTCCATCGTTTTTAAGCTTACAAAGGGAAATGCACCAGATACGGCTCAAATGAATGCTAAAGTTCGCGAAATGATAAAAGAAGCTTTGCAAAGTGATGGTGTAGAAGAGATATTTAAATTAGGTGACGACGCACAAAAAGAAATAGACATTTTTGACGAAGCCTATTTAGCTAAAATTGAAAAGATAAAATTGCCAAACACTAAGATTAAACTATTACAACAGTTATTGCAAAAGGCAATTGATGAATTGAAGAAAACTAATAAAATTCAAGGCATAGACTTCTCTAAAAAGTTTAAGAGTATAGTCGATAAATACAACGAACGTAGTGAACAAGATATTTTACAAAGTAATGTTTTGGAAGATTTTACTGATGAAATCATTGATTTATATCATGAGCTTAGAAAGGAGAAAGATTCTTTTCAAGATATGGGCATTGACTTTGAAGAAAAAGCATTCTATGATATTCTGAAAGCAATAGCACACAAATATGATTTTGATTATCCAGAAGATAAGTTAATTCATCTTGCTAAAGAAGTTAAAAAAGTAGTGGACGATAAGGCAAAATATACGGACTGGAATCAACGTGATGATATTAAAGCCGAATTAAAAGTTGATTTGATCATACTGTTAGCTGAAAATGATTACCCACCAATAACAAAAGATGAGGTGTTCAAGGAGATATTTGAGCAGGCAGAGAATTTCAAGAGGTTTAATGGTTAA